A portion of the Cyanobium sp. PCC 7001 genome contains these proteins:
- the egtD gene encoding L-histidine N(alpha)-methyltransferase: protein MVRLVTAGMERQPRQLPAWLLYDAEGSRLFEAICAQPEYSLTRVETSLLETRAAELAAALGAGVLVEFGAGNARKVGPLLEALRPPAYVPLDISADHLQAACEALQARHPRVPVLGICCDYSALGQLPAHPLLDGQRLLGFYPGSSLGNFSPEQAQTLLGQFRRLLGPGSALLIGIDQPKAPERLEAAYDDAAGVSAAFARNLLVRLNRDLGGTFVPEAFRYRARWEPAASRIAMALVSSRDQEVQLAGRRWQFRAGEELITEYSVKYSPEAFTALAAASGWRTARRWSDPADDLSLHLLVPGPPLQAGAQAADSGCTAPEQGEV from the coding sequence ATGGTGCGGCTGGTGACGGCTGGAATGGAGCGGCAGCCACGCCAGCTGCCGGCCTGGTTGCTCTACGACGCCGAGGGCTCAAGGCTGTTCGAAGCGATCTGTGCCCAGCCGGAGTACAGCCTGACCCGGGTGGAAACCTCCCTGCTGGAAACGCGCGCGGCCGAGCTCGCCGCTGCCCTCGGTGCGGGCGTGCTGGTGGAGTTCGGGGCCGGCAACGCCCGCAAGGTGGGGCCCCTGCTGGAGGCCCTGCGGCCTCCGGCCTACGTGCCCCTCGACATCAGCGCCGACCATCTGCAGGCCGCCTGCGAGGCCCTGCAGGCCCGCCATCCCCGGGTGCCGGTGCTCGGCATCTGCTGCGACTACAGCGCGCTGGGGCAGCTGCCGGCCCATCCACTGCTGGATGGCCAGCGGCTGCTGGGGTTCTACCCGGGCAGCTCCCTCGGCAACTTCAGCCCGGAGCAGGCCCAGACGCTGCTGGGGCAGTTCCGGCGGCTGCTGGGGCCCGGCAGCGCCCTGCTGATCGGCATCGACCAGCCCAAGGCCCCCGAGCGGCTCGAAGCGGCCTACGACGACGCGGCCGGGGTGTCAGCCGCGTTCGCGCGCAACCTGCTGGTGCGGCTCAACCGCGATCTGGGGGGCACCTTCGTGCCGGAGGCCTTTCGCTACCGGGCCCGCTGGGAGCCGGCGGCCAGCCGGATCGCCATGGCCCTGGTGAGCAGCCGCGATCAGGAGGTGCAGCTGGCCGGCAGGCGCTGGCAGTTCCGGGCCGGTGAGGAACTGATCACGGAGTACAGCGTGAAGTACAGCCCCGAGGCCTTCACGGCCCTGGCGGCCGCCTCGGGCTGGCGGACCGCCCGACGCTGGAGTGACCCGGCCGACGACCTCAGCCTCCACCTGCTGGTGCCGGGTCCCCCCCTGCAGGCCGGCGCCCAGGCAGCAGACTCGGGGTGCACAGCGCCGGAACAGGGGGAGGTCTGA
- the rpaB gene encoding response regulator transcription factor RpaB — MTTTPAEPKATLLVVDDEAAVRRVLLMRLQLAGYRVICAEDGEEALTLFHQEQPDLVVLDVMLPKLDGFAVCRRLRAESCVPIIFLSALDAIAERVSGLDLGADDYLPKPFSPKELEARIATILRRVGRGSASAEPREQPSGTGVLRLGDLVVDTNRRQVTRDGERIALTYTEFSLLELLFREPGRVVPRAEILEQLWGYPPRRAADLRVVDVYVARLRGKLEPDPRNPELILTVRGTGYASQRVGDASLTAAG, encoded by the coding sequence ATGACGACCACGCCCGCAGAGCCCAAGGCCACGCTCCTCGTCGTGGACGACGAAGCCGCCGTCAGGCGCGTGCTGCTGATGCGTCTGCAGCTCGCCGGCTACCGGGTGATCTGCGCTGAGGACGGCGAGGAGGCCCTCACCCTCTTCCATCAGGAACAGCCCGACCTGGTGGTGCTGGACGTGATGCTGCCCAAGCTGGACGGCTTCGCCGTCTGCCGCCGGCTGCGGGCCGAGTCGTGCGTGCCGATCATCTTTCTCTCGGCCCTCGATGCCATCGCCGAGCGGGTGTCCGGCCTCGACCTCGGCGCCGACGACTACCTCCCCAAGCCCTTCAGCCCCAAGGAACTCGAAGCCCGCATCGCCACGATCCTGCGCCGCGTGGGCCGCGGCTCCGCCTCCGCCGAGCCCCGGGAGCAGCCCTCGGGCACGGGCGTGCTGCGGCTGGGTGATCTGGTGGTGGACACCAACCGCCGCCAGGTCACCCGCGATGGCGAGCGCATCGCCCTCACTTACACCGAGTTCAGCCTGCTGGAGCTGCTGTTCCGCGAGCCCGGGCGGGTGGTGCCCCGCGCCGAGATCCTCGAGCAGCTCTGGGGCTATCCACCCCGCCGCGCCGCTGATCTGCGGGTGGTGGACGTCTACGTGGCGCGCCTGCGCGGCAAGCTGGAGCCCGATCCGCGCAATCCCGAGCTGATCCTCACCGTGCGGGGCACGGGCTACGCCTCCCAGCGCGTCGGCGACGCCAGCCTCACCGCCGCCGGCTGA
- a CDS encoding sugar ABC transporter substrate-binding protein has translation MKRRQVLQGLALAGASAGLSTALAACGGSRSGSDGRRQLNVWTLDLAPKFNDYLQDVIQGWEQQNPGVRVRWTDVPWASVERKLLAAVFARTAPDLVNLNPPFAANLASKGGLLDLTPVLPEGAAERYLPRIWQAGRQGGDQFAIPWYLTARITMANRGLLEQAGYAAPPARWQDVPAYAEAVRRRTGRYALFTTVVPDDSAELLESMVQMGVRLLDDRQRAAFDTAAGRSAFAFWSDLYRRGLLPREVVSQGYRRAIELYQSGDLAQVSTGPDFLRNLQTNAPGVAARTAPYPPLTGADGAANVAVMNLVVPKQSAMAAEAVSFGLFLTDAANQYRFAEQARVLPSATGALERLQASLRDPGPLDPPQRLVENARLLSATTLESAQVLVPAIPGIKRLQSIIYTQLQRAMLGQLDSDVALSRARQEWDRYAAARWP, from the coding sequence ATGAAGCGCCGCCAGGTCCTGCAGGGCCTGGCCCTTGCCGGGGCCTCCGCCGGCCTCAGCACGGCCCTGGCGGCCTGTGGCGGTTCGCGCTCAGGCTCCGATGGGCGGCGGCAGCTCAACGTCTGGACGCTCGATCTGGCTCCCAAGTTCAACGACTACCTCCAGGACGTGATCCAGGGGTGGGAGCAGCAGAACCCCGGGGTGCGGGTGCGATGGACCGACGTGCCCTGGGCCTCGGTGGAGCGCAAGCTCCTGGCCGCCGTCTTCGCCCGCACCGCTCCGGATCTGGTCAACCTCAACCCCCCCTTCGCCGCCAATCTGGCCAGCAAGGGAGGCCTGCTCGACCTCACGCCCGTGCTGCCGGAGGGCGCCGCCGAGCGCTACCTGCCGCGCATCTGGCAGGCGGGCCGGCAGGGCGGCGATCAGTTCGCCATCCCCTGGTACCTCACGGCCCGGATCACGATGGCCAACCGCGGTCTGCTCGAGCAGGCGGGTTATGCCGCCCCACCGGCCCGCTGGCAGGACGTGCCGGCCTACGCCGAGGCGGTGCGGCGGCGCACCGGCCGTTACGCCCTGTTCACCACCGTGGTGCCCGACGATTCGGCCGAGCTGCTGGAGTCGATGGTGCAGATGGGCGTTCGTCTGCTGGACGACCGCCAGCGCGCCGCCTTCGACACCGCGGCCGGCCGGAGCGCCTTCGCCTTCTGGAGCGATCTCTACCGCCGCGGCCTGCTGCCCCGCGAGGTGGTGAGCCAGGGCTACCGCCGGGCGATCGAGCTCTACCAGTCGGGCGATCTGGCCCAGGTGTCCACCGGCCCCGACTTCCTGCGCAACCTCCAGACCAATGCCCCCGGCGTGGCCGCCCGCACCGCCCCCTATCCCCCCCTCACCGGCGCCGACGGGGCCGCCAATGTGGCGGTGATGAACCTGGTGGTGCCCAAGCAGAGCGCCATGGCCGCCGAGGCGGTGAGTTTCGGCCTGTTCCTCACCGATGCCGCCAACCAGTACCGCTTCGCCGAGCAGGCGAGGGTGCTGCCCTCGGCCACGGGGGCGCTGGAGCGTCTGCAGGCCAGCCTGCGCGACCCGGGGCCGCTGGATCCACCCCAGCGGCTGGTGGAGAACGCCCGACTGCTCTCGGCCACCACCCTGGAGAGCGCCCAGGTGCTGGTGCCGGCGATTCCGGGCATCAAGCGGCTGCAGTCGATCATCTACACCCAGCTGCAGCGGGCCATGCTCGGCCAGCTCGACAGCGATGTGGCGCTCTCCCGGGCCCGCCAGGAGTGGGACCGTTACGCGGCCGCCCGCTGGCCCTGA
- a CDS encoding YdcF family protein — protein sequence MGFLLSKLLPLGLYPLGLGLLLLAAREALAGQRWARLLGWGGLGLIWLCAMPFTSRQLIWGLEERSTALEPASLPAADAVVVLGGGLRPAQPPRRGVEVGEAGDRLLTGVRLLRQGKAPTLVTSGGRVHFTAGKPPPPEAEWARDLAVELGIAPERILLAREARTTAEEARDLGAMGRTRGWSRVLLVTSASHMPRALATFQRRSGLEVVAVPTDFQLPQRASYGAPTLGSALLSVAPDAEALYLSTVMLKEHLGLLVYRLRGWS from the coding sequence ATGGGATTCCTTCTCTCCAAGCTGCTGCCTCTGGGGCTCTATCCCCTCGGGCTGGGCCTGCTGCTGCTGGCGGCCCGCGAAGCCCTGGCAGGCCAGCGCTGGGCCCGGCTGCTGGGCTGGGGCGGACTGGGGCTGATCTGGCTGTGCGCGATGCCCTTCACCAGCCGTCAGCTGATCTGGGGACTGGAGGAGCGCAGCACCGCCCTGGAGCCGGCCTCGTTGCCGGCGGCGGATGCCGTGGTGGTGCTGGGGGGCGGCCTGCGTCCCGCCCAGCCGCCGCGCCGTGGGGTGGAGGTGGGGGAGGCCGGCGACAGGCTGCTCACTGGCGTGCGGCTGCTGCGCCAGGGCAAGGCGCCCACCCTGGTCACCAGCGGCGGCCGCGTGCACTTCACGGCCGGGAAGCCGCCGCCCCCCGAAGCCGAGTGGGCCCGGGACCTGGCCGTGGAGCTGGGCATCGCCCCGGAGCGCATCCTGCTGGCCCGGGAGGCACGCACCACCGCCGAGGAGGCGCGCGACCTCGGCGCCATGGGCCGCACGCGCGGCTGGAGCCGGGTGCTGCTGGTGACCAGCGCGTCCCACATGCCCAGGGCTCTGGCCACCTTCCAGCGCCGCAGCGGCCTGGAGGTGGTGGCCGTGCCCACGGACTTCCAGCTGCCGCAGCGGGCCAGCTACGGCGCACCCACGCTGGGAAGCGCTCTGCTCAGCGTGGCGCCCGATGCGGAAGCCCTGTACCTGAGCACAGTGATGCTCAAGGAGCATCTGGGGTTGCTGGTCTACCGGCTGCGGGGATGGAGCTGA
- the lysS gene encoding lysine--tRNA ligase, giving the protein MSELRETRLEKARTLASLGQGPYGLRFSPSHSTAQLQQAHADLPNGQERDVAVAVAGRVMTRRVMGKLAFFTLADESGPIQLYLEKATLEAACPEAPPPGAFGQITTLVDAGDLIGVEGSLRRTDRGELSVKVKSWTMLSKSLQPLPDKWHGLADVEKRYRQRYLDLIVSPHTRETFRRRALAVSAMRRWLDERGFLEIETPVLQSQPGGADARPFETHHNALDLPLTLRIATELHLKRLVVGGFERVYELGRIFRNEGVSTRHNPEFTSVEIYQAYADYTDMMELTEQLLAHVCQQVCGTTAITYQGTAIDLAPPWRRATMHDLVLQATGLDFTGFASRAEAAAAMEAAGLVVPEPADSVGRLLVEAFEQRVEDTLIQPTFVLDYPVENSPLARAHRSKPGMVERFELFIVGRETANAFSELIDPLDQRQRLEAQQARKAAGDLEAHGVDEDFLQALEVGMPPTGGLGIGIDRLVMLLTDSTSIRDVIAFPLLKPEHSADHSGYSDQPEHPKQHEAPENAQ; this is encoded by the coding sequence GTGTCGGAGCTGCGCGAGACCCGCCTGGAGAAAGCCCGGACCCTCGCCAGCCTCGGCCAGGGGCCCTATGGCCTGCGGTTCTCCCCCAGCCACAGCACCGCACAGCTGCAGCAGGCCCATGCCGATCTCCCCAACGGCCAGGAGCGGGATGTGGCGGTGGCGGTGGCTGGTCGGGTGATGACCCGCCGGGTGATGGGCAAGCTGGCCTTCTTCACCCTCGCCGATGAGAGCGGCCCGATCCAGCTCTATCTGGAGAAGGCCACCCTGGAGGCGGCCTGCCCCGAGGCGCCCCCGCCGGGGGCCTTCGGCCAGATCACCACCCTGGTGGACGCCGGCGACCTGATCGGTGTGGAGGGCAGCCTGCGCCGCACCGACCGGGGTGAGCTCTCGGTGAAGGTGAAGAGCTGGACGATGCTCAGCAAGAGCCTGCAGCCTCTGCCGGACAAGTGGCACGGCCTGGCCGACGTGGAGAAGCGCTACCGGCAGCGCTACCTGGATCTGATCGTGTCGCCCCACACGCGTGAAACCTTCCGGCGCCGTGCCCTGGCGGTGAGCGCCATGCGGCGCTGGCTGGATGAGCGCGGTTTCCTGGAGATCGAGACCCCGGTGCTCCAGAGCCAGCCGGGCGGCGCCGATGCCCGGCCCTTCGAGACACACCACAACGCCCTCGATCTGCCCCTCACCCTGCGCATCGCCACCGAACTGCACCTCAAGCGGCTGGTGGTGGGCGGCTTCGAGCGGGTGTACGAGCTGGGCCGCATCTTCCGCAACGAGGGGGTGAGCACCCGCCACAACCCGGAGTTCACCTCGGTGGAGATCTACCAGGCCTACGCCGACTACACCGACATGATGGAGCTCACCGAGCAGCTCCTGGCCCACGTGTGTCAGCAGGTGTGCGGCACCACCGCCATCACCTACCAAGGCACCGCCATCGATCTGGCTCCCCCGTGGCGACGCGCCACGATGCATGATCTGGTGCTGCAGGCCACCGGGCTCGACTTCACCGGATTCGCCAGCCGTGCCGAGGCCGCCGCCGCCATGGAGGCGGCGGGTCTGGTGGTGCCGGAGCCGGCCGATTCGGTTGGCCGGCTGCTGGTGGAGGCCTTCGAGCAGCGGGTGGAGGACACCCTGATTCAGCCCACCTTCGTGCTCGACTATCCGGTGGAGAACTCGCCTCTGGCCCGGGCCCACCGCAGCAAGCCGGGGATGGTGGAGCGCTTCGAGCTGTTCATCGTGGGCCGCGAAACCGCCAATGCCTTCAGCGAGCTGATCGATCCGCTGGATCAGCGCCAACGCCTGGAGGCCCAGCAGGCGCGCAAGGCCGCCGGTGACCTGGAGGCCCATGGCGTGGACGAGGACTTCCTCCAGGCTCTGGAGGTGGGCATGCCCCCCACCGGTGGCCTCGGCATCGGCATCGACCGGCTGGTGATGCTGCTCACCGACAGCACCTCCATCCGCGATGTGATCGCCTTCCCGCTGCTCAAGCCCGAGCACTCAGCCGACCACTCCGGGTATTCAGATCAGCCCGAGCACCCCAAGCAGCACGAGGCGCCTGAGAACGCCCAATAG
- the egtB gene encoding ergothioneine biosynthesis protein EgtB, translating to MTTGLQARLRQVRQHSVALVEPLQPEDFCLQGMADASPPKWHLGHTTWFFETFVLKPRLAAGAALPYVPAEKAWGYLFNSYYDAVGARHPRPERGLLSRPSIEAVLAWRQRVDVALEQLLSGEAGPLSQPDMELIELGLQHEQQHQELLLMDLLDGFGRNPLAPAYGPAPETWFAAAWRNDGGKSGGNDCGKGGGGWLEHPGGLVEIGHGGEGFHFDNEAPRHRQWLEPFAIAERLVSNADVAAFIADGGYRRPELWMSEGWAEVCGRGWQAPRYWRGEADQPLAQQEFTLAGLRPLDGEAPVRHLSWFEADAYARWAGARLPTEAEWEVMANRLPLAEGVLWQWTASPYRPYPGFRPAPGAVGEYNGKFMSSQMVLRGSCFLTPPGHARATYRNFYPPACRWMAAGLRLAKGPADPISSPAA from the coding sequence ATGACCACCGGCCTGCAGGCCCGCCTCCGCCAGGTGCGTCAGCACAGCGTGGCGCTGGTGGAACCGCTGCAGCCCGAGGATTTCTGCCTGCAGGGGATGGCCGATGCCAGCCCGCCCAAGTGGCACCTGGGCCACACCACCTGGTTCTTCGAAACCTTCGTGCTGAAACCGCGGCTCGCCGCGGGCGCTGCCCTGCCCTATGTGCCGGCCGAGAAGGCCTGGGGCTACCTCTTCAACAGCTACTACGACGCCGTCGGCGCCCGCCACCCGCGGCCGGAGCGGGGCCTGCTCAGCCGTCCCTCGATCGAGGCGGTGCTGGCCTGGCGGCAGCGGGTGGACGTGGCGCTGGAGCAGCTCCTGAGCGGCGAGGCCGGGCCCCTGTCGCAGCCCGACATGGAGCTCATCGAGCTGGGGCTGCAGCACGAGCAGCAGCACCAGGAACTGCTGCTGATGGACCTGCTGGACGGCTTCGGCCGCAACCCCCTGGCGCCCGCCTACGGCCCGGCTCCGGAGACCTGGTTCGCGGCGGCCTGGCGCAACGACGGCGGCAAGAGTGGGGGCAACGACTGCGGCAAAGGTGGCGGTGGCTGGCTGGAGCATCCCGGCGGCCTGGTGGAGATCGGCCATGGCGGCGAGGGATTCCATTTCGACAACGAAGCGCCGCGCCACCGGCAATGGCTGGAGCCCTTCGCCATCGCCGAACGTCTGGTGAGCAATGCCGACGTTGCCGCCTTCATCGCCGATGGGGGCTACCGGCGGCCGGAGCTGTGGATGAGCGAGGGCTGGGCGGAGGTCTGTGGCCGGGGCTGGCAGGCGCCCCGCTACTGGCGCGGCGAGGCCGACCAGCCGCTGGCGCAGCAGGAGTTCACCCTGGCCGGTCTGCGGCCGCTCGATGGCGAGGCGCCGGTGCGGCATCTGAGCTGGTTCGAGGCCGACGCCTACGCCCGCTGGGCCGGCGCCCGCCTGCCCACCGAGGCCGAGTGGGAAGTGATGGCGAACCGCCTGCCCCTGGCCGAGGGGGTGCTCTGGCAGTGGACCGCCAGCCCCTACCGCCCCTACCCGGGTTTCCGGCCGGCGCCTGGAGCGGTGGGGGAATACAACGGCAAGTTCATGAGTTCCCAGATGGTGCTGCGGGGCAGCTGTTTCCTCACGCCCCCAGGCCATGCCCGGGCCACCTACCGCAACTTCTACCCACCGGCCTGCCGCTGGATGGCCGCAGGCCTCAGGCTGGCCAAGGGCCCCGCTGACCCCATCTCCTCCCCCGCCGCGTGA
- a CDS encoding hercynine metabolism small protein translates to MGREEQRAAMRQVREGLIHELEELYRSAFDRISDQDLGEGAIARLTQLLLRSREAAITPLQEEIEAPLITRAAGEPGPETGTP, encoded by the coding sequence ATGGGGCGGGAGGAACAGCGGGCCGCGATGCGCCAGGTGCGCGAGGGACTGATCCACGAACTGGAGGAGCTGTACCGCAGCGCCTTCGACCGCATCAGCGACCAGGACCTGGGCGAGGGCGCCATCGCCCGCCTCACCCAGCTGCTGCTGCGCTCCCGCGAGGCGGCGATCACGCCGCTGCAGGAGGAGATCGAGGCGCCCCTGATCACCCGCGCCGCCGGGGAACCCGGCCCGGAGACCGGCACCCCATGA
- a CDS encoding cysteine synthase A, which translates to MGGITQGFVQGFVGAVGHTPLIRLAALSALTGCEIFGKAEFMNPGGSVKDRAALGILLEAEQEGALQPGGTVVEGTAGNTGIGLTHLCNARGYRALIVIPDTQSAEKIGLLRSLGAEVRTVPAVPYRDPNNYVKLSGRIAAEIPGAVWANQFDNLANRRAHYATTGPEIWEQTGGKVDAWVAATGTGGTYAGVALFLKERNPRVRCVLADPYGSALYSWARTGELSSEGNSITEGIGNSRITANLEGAPVDDAVRIDDQAALDTIYRLLWQEGLFLGGSVGINVAAAVETARRLGPGHTIVTVLCDSGDRYRSRLYDRDWLAAKGLRQPERALAAAG; encoded by the coding sequence ATGGGCGGGATCACGCAGGGGTTTGTGCAGGGGTTCGTCGGTGCGGTGGGTCACACCCCGCTGATCCGCCTGGCGGCCCTCAGCGCCCTCACGGGGTGCGAGATCTTCGGCAAGGCGGAGTTCATGAACCCGGGGGGATCGGTGAAGGACCGCGCCGCCCTGGGCATCCTGCTGGAGGCGGAACAGGAGGGGGCGCTGCAGCCGGGTGGAACCGTGGTGGAGGGCACCGCCGGCAACACCGGCATCGGCCTCACCCACCTCTGCAACGCCCGCGGCTACCGGGCCCTGATCGTGATCCCGGACACCCAGTCAGCGGAGAAGATCGGTCTTTTGCGCAGCCTCGGCGCCGAGGTGCGCACGGTGCCTGCCGTGCCCTACCGCGATCCCAACAACTACGTGAAGCTCTCGGGCCGCATCGCCGCCGAGATCCCTGGGGCGGTGTGGGCCAACCAGTTCGACAACCTGGCCAACCGCCGGGCCCATTACGCCACCACCGGTCCGGAGATCTGGGAGCAGACCGGCGGCAAGGTGGATGCCTGGGTGGCGGCCACGGGCACGGGCGGCACCTATGCCGGCGTGGCGCTCTTCCTCAAGGAGCGCAACCCCCGGGTGCGCTGCGTGCTGGCCGACCCCTACGGCAGCGCCCTCTACAGCTGGGCCCGCACCGGTGAACTGAGCAGCGAGGGCAATTCCATCACCGAGGGCATCGGCAACAGCCGCATCACGGCCAATCTCGAGGGGGCGCCGGTGGATGACGCCGTGCGCATCGATGACCAGGCGGCCCTCGACACGATCTACCGCCTGCTGTGGCAGGAGGGCCTGTTCCTGGGCGGTTCGGTGGGGATCAACGTGGCGGCGGCGGTCGAGACGGCGCGGCGGCTGGGGCCCGGCCACACCATCGTCACCGTGCTGTGCGACAGCGGCGACCGCTACCGGTCGCGGCTCTACGACCGGGACTGGTTGGCGGCCAAGGGGTTGCGGCAACCTGAGCGGGCTCTGGCCGCGGCTGGCTGA
- a CDS encoding hercynine metabolism protein, translating to MSWLDDLEARLEQELERFLAANPDQEALLQDQEDRDHRRELLSQRRSLQSQAERQRQALLQLAVEIRQWQERSRKARSAGATDLADRAEAHGESLMQQGRRRWQELAELGVRFSELEQAITALAARQAEARRAGRGVDLERDWAAFEAEQELERLRRRQG from the coding sequence ATGAGCTGGCTCGACGACCTGGAGGCGCGGCTGGAGCAGGAGCTGGAGCGGTTCCTCGCCGCCAATCCCGACCAGGAGGCCCTGCTGCAGGACCAGGAAGACCGGGATCACCGCCGCGAGCTGCTGAGCCAGCGCCGCTCCCTGCAGAGCCAGGCGGAGCGTCAGCGGCAGGCCCTGCTGCAGCTGGCCGTCGAGATCCGCCAGTGGCAGGAGCGCAGCCGCAAGGCCCGCAGTGCCGGTGCCACCGACCTGGCCGATCGGGCTGAGGCCCATGGGGAGTCGTTGATGCAGCAGGGCCGCCGGCGCTGGCAGGAGCTGGCCGAGCTGGGGGTGCGCTTCAGCGAGCTGGAGCAGGCGATCACCGCTCTGGCGGCCCGCCAGGCCGAGGCCCGCCGGGCAGGCCGCGGTGTGGACCTGGAGCGCGACTGGGCGGCCTTCGAAGCCGAGCAGGAACTGGAGCGGCTGCGCCGCCGCCAGGGCTGA
- the mreC gene encoding rod shape-determining protein MreC encodes MQAGRRLRLPSLRLFRVSWPWVLLLLALAGVRLSKGAVLNDLYALLSRPFWPGSAQSEWLKAAQQLDQQSRLTVLEADNRRLREMLELQRSSGEELSAPVISREAAGWWQQLLIGRGSLQGVAPGDAVVAPGGLIGRVATVTPTTATVTLLTDPSSRVGVWVGRAQRHGLLVGTGTARPLLRFIEKDLNLRPGDLVVTSPASTLVPPNLTVGVVQSVDEDAVPAPEALVQLSAPVDAVDWVQVRVR; translated from the coding sequence ATGCAGGCGGGCCGCAGGCTCAGGCTGCCGTCGTTGCGGCTGTTCCGGGTGTCCTGGCCCTGGGTGCTGCTTTTGCTGGCCCTGGCGGGGGTGCGTCTGAGCAAGGGGGCGGTGCTCAATGACCTCTACGCCCTGCTGAGCCGCCCGTTCTGGCCCGGCTCCGCCCAGAGCGAGTGGCTCAAGGCCGCCCAGCAGCTGGATCAGCAGTCGCGGCTCACGGTGCTGGAGGCGGACAACCGGCGGCTGCGGGAGATGCTGGAGCTGCAGCGCAGCTCGGGCGAGGAGCTCAGCGCCCCGGTGATCTCCCGCGAGGCGGCCGGCTGGTGGCAGCAGCTGCTGATCGGCCGCGGCTCGCTTCAGGGGGTGGCGCCCGGCGATGCGGTGGTGGCCCCGGGCGGGCTGATCGGCCGGGTGGCCACCGTCACCCCCACCACGGCCACGGTGACCCTGCTCACCGACCCGTCCAGCCGGGTCGGGGTGTGGGTGGGCCGCGCCCAGCGCCACGGCCTGCTGGTGGGCACAGGCACCGCCCGGCCCCTGCTGCGCTTCATCGAGAAGGACCTCAACCTGCGGCCCGGCGATCTGGTGGTGACCTCGCCGGCCAGCACGCTGGTGCCCCCCAACCTCACGGTGGGCGTTGTGCAGAGCGTGGACGAGGATGCGGTGCCGGCACCGGAGGCGCTGGTGCAGCTCAGTGCTCCGGTGGATGCCGTGGACTGGGTGCAGGTGAGGGTGCGATGA